The following are encoded together in the Culex pipiens pallens isolate TS chromosome 1, TS_CPP_V2, whole genome shotgun sequence genome:
- the LOC120430610 gene encoding molybdenum cofactor sulfurase 2: protein MEQFESVFTAKENAEIAKEFTRLKDTCYLDHAGTTLYADSQIRTVGDCLTGSLFCNPHTSRTTEDLLDQVRFRVLRHFGTRPSEYGLVFTPGTTGALKLVAECFDFGDEGAFVYTRDNHTSVLGMRAVVGTERIVPIGREDLRGGRSTGDGKPSLVVFPAQCNFNGYKYPLGLVEDIERNGLVGFDGDRFHVCLDAASFVSTNALDLAKHQPSFVCLSFYKIFGFPTGLGALLVHRTAQNLLKKRYYGGGTVKIAMAGRNFHVKRDSLADQFEDGTVPFTSIISLLQGFETLERLVPASGELSSIDRVSRHTFALGRYCYQRLRGLRHANSNSVVKLYHDTEFEDRGSQGGIVNFNVLHEDGSFVGFAEVAYMASVHNVVLRTGCFCNPGACQRLLELTDEDVLKQFNAGHVCGDANDLIGGQPTGSVRVSFGYMSRREDVDRLVEMVEKCYVKKMTANGLTRKQIVSNYKNYDQPKLKMICLFPIKSCGAYKITTSWPLCHKGLKHDREFVIVDENGVAMTQKKLVEMCLIKPKIDIKTNTLILTHPAMENFTLSMEPLSNESQSIKLCQTKVCQDNVQAIDCGDAVANWISIALQTSGLRLLKQSDDEARTLRKSTTEIALSNQAQFLLINQASVRWLADLVPDWDDLSQEPTLESLVDRFRGNLIIDSVKPLEESSWTQLRIGPLEFSVDGPCSRCQMICIDQSSGTRTAEPLRTIAREFKGKMRFGIYLSHVKSLEGSDEKLLHCGSPLQVVAE from the coding sequence ACACCTGCTACCTGGACCACGCCGGCACGACCCTGTACGCAGACTCGCAAATCCGCACCGTCGGCGACTGCCTCACGGGGAGTCTGTTCTGCAACCCGCACACCAGCCGCACCACCGAGGACCTGCTCGATCAGGTGCGGTTCCGCGTTCTGCGGCACTTTGGCACCCGCCCGTCGGAATATGGGCTGGTGTTCACCCCGGGAACAACGGGCGCGCTGAAGCTGGTCGCGGAATGTTTCGACTTTGGCGATGAGGGGGCTTTTGTCTACACGAGGGACAATCATACTTCGGTGCTGGGGATGAGGGCGGTCGTTGGTACGGAGAGGATCGTTCCGATTGGGAGGGAGGATCTACGAGGTGGGCGATCTACGGGGGATGGGAAGCCTTCGTTGGTGGTCTTTCCAGCGCAGTGTAACTTCAATGGGTACAAGTACCCGTTAGGGTTGGTGGAAGATATAGAACGCAACGGTTTAGTTGGATTCGATGGCGATCGCTTCCACGTTTGTCTGGACGCTGCTAGCTTTGTTTCAACGAACGCACTAGATTTGGCCAAGCATCAACCGAGCTTCGTCTGCTTGTCATTCTACAAGATATTCGGCTTTCCAACTGGTTTGGGAGCCCTGCTAGTGCACCGAACCGCGCAGAACCTACTGAAGAAGCGTTACTACGGTGGCGGAACGGTCAAGATCGCGATGGCCGGACGGAACTTCCACGTGAAGCGAGATTCGCTCGCGGATCAGTTCGAGGACGGAACGGTTCCGTTTACATCGATCATTTCGCTGCTGCAAGGCTTTGAAACGCTTGAACGGTTGGTGCCCGCGAGTGGGGAGCTGTCCTCGATTGATCGCGTGTCTCGCCACACGTTTGCCCTCGGAAGGTATTGCTATCAAAGGTTGAGAGGGTTGCGGCACGCGAATTCGAACTCGGTGGTGAAGTTGTACCACGATACGGAGTTCGAGGATCGCGGTTCGCAGGGAGGGATCGTCAATTTCAACGTTCTGCATGAAGATGGGAGTTTTGTAGGGTTCGCCGAGGTGGCCTACATGGCCAGCGTCCACAACGTGGTGCTAAGAACGGGTTGCTTTTGCAATCCGGGTGCTTGTCAGAGATTGCTCGAGTTGACGGATGAGGACGTGTTGAAGCAGTTCAACGCTGGGCATGTTTGTGGCGACGCAAACGACTTGATCGGGGGTCAACCCACGGGATCGGTGAGGGTCTCGTTTGGGTACATGAGTCGCCGCGAGGACGTCGATCGACTGGTTGAGATGGTTGAAAAGTGCTACGTTAAGAAGATGACGGCGAACGGACTGACGAGAAAGCAGATCGTTTCGAATTATAAGAACTATGATCAACCAAAGTTGAAGATGATCTGCCTCTTTCCGATCAAGTCTTGTGGAGCCTACAAGATCACGACGAGTTGGCCGCTGTGCCACAAAGGACTGAAGCACGATCGAGAGTTTGTGATCGTTGACGAGAATGGCGTTGCCATGACCCAAAAGAAGCTTGTCGAAATGTGCCTTATCAAACCGAAGATCGATATTAAGACCAATACGCTGATTTTAACCCACCCAGCTATGGAGAACTTCACTCTTAGTATGGAACCACTATCAAACGAATCCCAATCGATCAAGCTCTGCCAAACCAAGGTCTGTCAGGACAACGTTCAAGCGATCGACTGCGGGGACGCAGTCGCCAACTGGATCAGTATCGCGCTGCAAACCTCCGGACTGCGATTGCTCAAACAGTCTGACGATGAAGCCCGAACGCTGCGAAAGTCCACCACGGAGATCGCCCTCTCCAACCAGGCCCAATTCCTGCTGATCAATCAAGCCTCCGTACGTTGGCTTGCCGACCTCGTTCCCGACTGGGACGATCTATCCCAGGAACCAACGCTAGAATCGCTGGTCGATCGCTTCCGCGGAAATCTGATCATCGACTCCGTGAAACCCCTCGAGGAAAGCTCCTGGACCCAGCTCCGCATCGGTCCGCTCGAATTCTCCGTGGACGGACCGTGCTCGCGCTGCCAGATGATCTGCATCGATCAGTCGAGCGGAACGCGAACGGCCGAACCGCTGCGCACGATCGCCCGTGAGTTCAAGGGAAAGATGCGCTTCGGAATCTACCTGTCGCACGTCAAATCGCTGGAAGGTTCGGACGAAAAATTGCTGCACTGTGGAAGCCCACTTCAAGTTGTTGCGGAATAA